The Streptomyces europaeiscabiei genome window below encodes:
- a CDS encoding 2Fe-2S iron-sulfur cluster-binding protein — protein MPTVIFRSPDGTERKVTAESGTVLMQAAVSNGVEGIVAECGGNASCATCHVYVADAQSQLVGPPGDIEDEMLDFTAAERRPTSRLSCQIQLSDALEGLVVHVPEEQV, from the coding sequence ATGCCCACCGTCATCTTCCGGTCGCCCGACGGGACCGAACGCAAGGTCACCGCCGAATCAGGGACCGTCCTCATGCAGGCGGCCGTCTCGAACGGCGTCGAGGGCATCGTCGCCGAGTGCGGAGGCAACGCCTCCTGCGCCACCTGCCACGTCTACGTCGCCGACGCCCAGTCCCAACTGGTGGGGCCGCCCGGCGACATCGAGGACGAGATGCTGGACTTCACCGCCGCCGAACGCCGGCCCACCAGCCGGCTCAGCTGCCAGATCCAGCTCTCCGACGCGCTCGAAGGCCTGGTTGTCCATGTGCCCGAGGAGCAGGTATGA
- a CDS encoding NAD(P)/FAD-dependent oxidoreductase yields the protein MTSTAAGVVVVGGGQAGFSVASTLRASGYDGPVTVCAAEPHLPYQRPPLSKKAHTEPNGVRVELVPESFYGERDIDLRLGDDVIALDTEARTVLTRAGVRLSYDHLVLATGAHNRRLPVPGAELADVHALRSLDDALTIGRALETARDVVVVGGGFIGLELARVALDRGARVTVVELADRLLSRAVSPELEPRLRERHERAGVRVLTGTAVRALEGAGRVERVVTSHGVLPADLVVYGIGAVPRDELAREAGLEVGDGVVVDEQLRSVTDPRVSAVGDCARHPHPRAEGLVRLESVQNAIDQGMLVGRRIAGSPASYESLPWFWSDQGDVKLQIAGLRSPSDEVLLMPGESPERLATYAFRSDRLVAVETLNWPAEHLAARRLLERHTPVSAADLTGTTLGALARAGRTTEVRT from the coding sequence ATGACGAGCACAGCAGCGGGCGTGGTCGTCGTCGGTGGTGGGCAGGCCGGTTTCAGTGTCGCCTCGACGCTGCGCGCATCCGGCTACGACGGCCCCGTCACCGTGTGCGCCGCGGAACCCCATCTGCCCTACCAGCGGCCCCCGTTGTCGAAGAAGGCACACACCGAGCCGAACGGCGTACGCGTCGAACTGGTGCCGGAGTCCTTCTACGGCGAGCGGGACATCGACCTCCGGCTCGGCGACGATGTGATCGCCCTCGACACCGAGGCCCGCACGGTCCTCACCCGGGCCGGCGTCCGTCTCTCCTACGACCACCTGGTGCTGGCGACGGGCGCGCACAACCGTCGGTTGCCCGTCCCCGGCGCCGAACTGGCCGACGTCCACGCCCTGCGCTCCCTCGACGACGCCCTGACGATCGGCCGGGCGCTGGAGACGGCCCGTGACGTGGTGGTCGTCGGCGGCGGGTTCATCGGTCTTGAGCTGGCCCGGGTCGCCCTGGACCGCGGCGCCCGCGTGACCGTCGTGGAACTGGCCGACCGGCTGCTGAGCCGGGCCGTGTCGCCGGAACTGGAACCGCGACTGCGGGAACGGCACGAGCGCGCCGGTGTCCGGGTGCTCACCGGGACCGCCGTACGCGCCCTCGAAGGCGCGGGACGGGTCGAGCGGGTCGTCACCTCCCACGGCGTGCTGCCCGCCGACCTGGTGGTCTACGGCATCGGCGCGGTGCCCAGGGACGAACTCGCCCGGGAGGCCGGGCTGGAGGTGGGCGACGGCGTGGTCGTGGACGAGCAGTTGCGCTCGGTCACCGATCCGCGGGTCTCGGCCGTCGGCGACTGCGCCCGGCATCCGCATCCGCGCGCGGAGGGGCTGGTGCGGCTGGAGTCCGTGCAGAACGCCATCGACCAGGGGATGCTGGTGGGCCGTCGTATCGCGGGGTCACCTGCCTCGTACGAGAGCCTGCCGTGGTTCTGGAGCGACCAGGGCGACGTCAAGTTGCAGATCGCCGGGCTGCGTTCTCCTTCCGACGAAGTGCTGCTGATGCCGGGTGAATCCCCCGAGCGGCTGGCCACGTATGCGTTCCGTTCGGACCGGCTCGTGGCTGTCGAGACGCTGAACTGGCCCGCCGAGCACCTGGCCGCCCGCCGGCTGCTGGAGCGGCACACGCCGGTGTCGGCCGCCGACCTGACCGGGACGACCCTCGGCGCGCTCGCCCGCGCCGGACGCACCACGGAGGTGAGGACATGA